A stretch of the Flavobacterium aquiphilum genome encodes the following:
- a CDS encoding alpha-galactosidase, translating into MKQLLFSLLTLLCFSIQAQEMIRIETESSALVLKVGKNKKLYQTYFGTKLNNSSEYEFISKENTKKFVINDGNPLIDLRHLAYPAFGTDNLFEPAIRITHNDGNPSSELEYQNHNSSKIDANTTETVIRLKDPQYPVFVDLHYKVFYKENVIESWTEIQHQEKKPVMLYNYASSALHLDADKYWLTQFYSDVVEEMRMEESQLTRGSKVIDSKLGVRTNMFASPNFFLSLNSKSSENTGEVIAGTIAWSGNFKHAFEIDNNNELRIISGINEFASEYNLEPKEIFKTPAFIYTFSNNGKGQASRNLHNWARKYGLKDGEKPRLTLLNNWETTFFDFDQTKLANMFIDAKTLGVDMFLLDDGWFGNKYPRSGSTSGLGDWQATKAKLPDGIGFLLEQAKKTDVKFGIWIEPEMINEKTELYEKHPDWVLSLPNREKSLYRTQLVLDLCNQKVQDFVFKVVDDIMQTQSGVAFFKWDCNRMMTSAYSTYLKNRQSHLFIDYTKGLYKVLDRIKSKYPDLPMMLCAGGGGRSDYGMLNYFTEFWASDNTDPFDRIFIQWGYSNFYPALAVCNHVTSMGNQSIKFRTDVAMMGKLGFDIHVGGLKEEELKYAQEAVANYKRLSPVIWQGDLYRLVSPNEDSRAVLMYVNENKTKSVLFSYTLHPLTDPNYGLVRFEGLDANKMYKVEEINVMPKGKKTFEESGTVYSGDFLMKIGLKVSSSRQENSVVLEITAVDPKG; encoded by the coding sequence ATGAAGCAATTATTATTCTCACTGTTAACTCTGTTGTGTTTCTCAATTCAGGCGCAAGAAATGATTCGCATTGAAACGGAAAGTTCAGCTCTTGTTTTAAAAGTAGGTAAGAACAAAAAGCTTTATCAGACTTATTTTGGAACTAAGCTCAATAACAGTTCAGAGTATGAATTCATTTCGAAAGAAAACACCAAGAAATTTGTCATAAACGACGGCAATCCTTTAATCGATCTGCGTCATCTGGCTTACCCTGCTTTTGGCACAGATAATTTATTTGAACCCGCCATCCGGATAACGCACAACGACGGAAATCCTTCATCGGAATTGGAATATCAAAATCACAATTCTTCAAAAATAGATGCCAATACAACGGAAACTGTCATTCGCTTAAAAGACCCTCAGTATCCAGTATTTGTTGATCTTCACTATAAAGTTTTTTACAAGGAAAATGTAATCGAATCGTGGACAGAAATTCAGCATCAGGAAAAAAAGCCGGTGATGCTTTATAATTATGCTTCCTCAGCTTTGCATTTGGATGCCGATAAATACTGGCTGACCCAATTTTATAGTGATGTTGTCGAAGAGATGCGAATGGAAGAAAGTCAGCTTACCAGAGGAAGTAAAGTCATTGATTCAAAATTGGGAGTGCGGACCAATATGTTTGCTTCACCCAATTTTTTTCTTTCGCTTAATTCAAAGTCAAGTGAAAATACTGGCGAAGTTATTGCAGGGACTATAGCTTGGTCGGGTAACTTTAAGCATGCATTTGAGATTGATAATAATAATGAATTGCGAATCATCTCAGGCATCAATGAATTTGCTTCCGAATACAATTTGGAACCCAAAGAAATATTTAAAACACCAGCTTTTATTTATACGTTTTCCAATAATGGAAAAGGGCAGGCCAGCAGAAATCTGCACAATTGGGCAAGAAAATATGGTCTGAAAGACGGTGAAAAACCACGTCTTACTTTGCTGAATAATTGGGAGACAACTTTTTTTGACTTTGATCAGACTAAATTGGCTAATATGTTTATCGATGCCAAAACATTGGGAGTCGATATGTTTTTACTCGATGACGGCTGGTTTGGGAACAAATACCCAAGAAGCGGTTCGACTTCGGGTTTGGGAGATTGGCAGGCGACTAAAGCAAAACTTCCCGATGGGATTGGTTTTCTATTGGAACAGGCTAAAAAAACAGATGTGAAATTTGGTATTTGGATTGAACCAGAAATGATTAATGAAAAAACCGAATTGTATGAAAAGCACCCTGACTGGGTATTGAGTCTTCCAAATAGGGAAAAGAGTCTTTATAGAACACAATTGGTTCTTGATTTATGTAATCAAAAAGTGCAGGATTTTGTGTTTAAGGTGGTCGATGACATTATGCAGACACAGTCGGGTGTGGCTTTCTTTAAATGGGACTGCAATCGAATGATGACCAGTGCGTATTCCACTTATTTAAAGAACCGGCAATCCCATTTGTTTATTGACTACACCAAGGGATTGTACAAAGTTTTGGACCGGATAAAGTCGAAATACCCGGATCTGCCAATGATGCTTTGCGCCGGAGGAGGAGGCAGGTCGGATTATGGAATGCTGAATTATTTCACCGAGTTTTGGGCCAGTGATAACACCGATCCTTTTGACCGTATTTTTATCCAATGGGGATATTCCAATTTTTATCCGGCATTGGCCGTTTGCAATCACGTTACTTCTATGGGGAATCAATCCATAAAGTTTAGAACCGATGTGGCCATGATGGGAAAATTAGGGTTTGATATTCATGTTGGAGGGCTCAAGGAAGAGGAGCTGAAATATGCTCAGGAGGCAGTTGCCAATTACAAACGCTTAAGTCCGGTAATCTGGCAAGGCGATTTGTACCGATTGGTTTCCCCTAATGAGGACAGCAGGGCAGTATTGATGTATGTAAATGAAAATAAAACGAAATCGGTACTTTTTTCATATACCCTGCATCCATTGACAGATCCTAATTATGGTTTGGTTAGATTCGAAGGGCTTGATGCAAATAAGATGTATAAAGTAGAAGAAATCAATGTAATGCCAAAAGGGAAAAAGACTTTTGAAGAATCAGGAACTGTATATTCGGGTGACTTCCTGATGAAAATCGGATTGAAAGTTTCTTCTTCCCGTCAGGAAAACAGTGTAGTGCTGGAAATTACCGCTGTTGATCCTAAAGGATAA
- a CDS encoding helix-turn-helix domain-containing protein → MEKDTNPVSVLARTQLHCEKDLSINSIAELSGFPDIANFNRKFKELKGISPSQHRSQF, encoded by the coding sequence ATAGAAAAAGATACGAATCCTGTTTCCGTATTAGCCCGTACCCAACTACACTGTGAAAAAGACCTTTCTATCAATTCTATCGCTGAACTTTCTGGATTCCCAGACATTGCCAACTTCAATCGGAAATTCAAAGAGCTAAAAGGAATTTCACCTTCCCAGCACCGATCTCAATTTTAA
- a CDS encoding helix-turn-helix transcriptional regulator, protein MKPAVYKNIKKIRELKNLTREYVADELEMSTSGYGKIERGEVDLTVSKLIKIAKVLNVSIEFIFKFDVQILFEETYNIKGNNFMKSTPSS, encoded by the coding sequence ATGAAGCCAGCAGTATATAAGAACATAAAAAAAATAAGAGAATTAAAAAATTTAACGCGTGAGTATGTGGCTGATGAATTAGAGATGAGTACCAGTGGTTATGGTAAAATTGAAAGAGGTGAAGTGGATTTGACAGTTTCTAAGCTTATTAAAATTGCAAAAGTGCTAAATGTAAGTATTGAGTTCATATTTAAATTTGATGTTCAAATTCTTTTTGAAGAGACTTACAATATCAAAGGGAATAATTTTATGAAAAGCACTCCTAGTAGTTGA
- a CDS encoding Crp/Fnr family transcriptional regulator, producing MVLIFYSIFVSKLFIKVSGVNSLREFILDYIELSDLEWEYCSKAFELQSIKKKEVVLMEGAVCRSIFFVVKGLLRIYFIDQNGEEKTFHFSVENTFATEYESFLKHIPSSYFIQALEDTVVVTITFEMLQDFYKKLKNGEKLGRLIAEEYFFLVNDKIRALYTQTPIERYKTMNEKFQNILQRVPQRYIASYLNISPVHLSRLKRTG from the coding sequence TTGGTATTAATATTTTATTCAATATTTGTATCAAAATTATTTATAAAAGTGAGTGGTGTTAATAGTTTACGTGAATTTATTCTTGATTACATTGAATTAAGTGATTTAGAATGGGAATATTGTTCAAAAGCATTTGAATTACAATCTATAAAAAAAAAAGAGGTTGTTCTTATGGAGGGAGCCGTTTGTAGAAGTATCTTTTTTGTAGTGAAGGGTTTGCTTAGAATTTATTTTATTGATCAAAATGGTGAAGAAAAGACGTTTCATTTTTCTGTCGAAAATACTTTTGCTACTGAATATGAAAGCTTTTTGAAACATATTCCATCTAGTTATTTTATTCAAGCTTTGGAAGATACAGTTGTAGTTACAATAACCTTCGAAATGCTTCAAGATTTTTATAAAAAACTTAAGAATGGTGAAAAATTAGGAAGGTTAATTGCAGAAGAATATTTTTTTTTGGTAAATGATAAAATAAGAGCTTTATACACTCAGACACCTATAGAAAGATATAAAACTATGAATGAAAAATTTCAAAATATTTTACAACGAGTACCCCAACGTTATATTGCTTCTTATTTAAATATTAGTCCTGTTCATTTAAGCAGATTAAAGCGCACAGGTTGA